The following proteins are co-located in the Paludibaculum fermentans genome:
- a CDS encoding LIC_13387 family protein encodes MQAPLSLRVSAWVLFAMGLAHTLGHIALLKQWRTPPDQKTHVLVTTMNTFMLGDYPIDRSMTSIYLGFSLFVAATPMMMAALVLVASKAMQDDRPNLRRLTRIYLSGLLVLSAISINYFVWPPTIFLLTAFGFAAWAMAGLRKA; translated from the coding sequence ATGCAAGCTCCACTGTCTCTTCGCGTTAGCGCCTGGGTACTGTTTGCCATGGGTTTGGCCCATACCCTTGGCCATATTGCGCTGCTCAAGCAGTGGCGCACACCGCCTGACCAGAAGACACACGTCCTGGTCACGACCATGAACACTTTCATGCTCGGCGACTATCCCATCGACCGCAGCATGACCAGTATTTATCTGGGCTTCAGCCTGTTCGTGGCCGCAACGCCGATGATGATGGCCGCGCTCGTCCTGGTGGCGTCCAAAGCGATGCAGGACGACCGCCCGAACCTCCGCCGCCTGACGCGCATCTATCTGTCCGGCCTGCTGGTGCTATCGGCCATCTCCATCAACTACTTCGTGTGGCCGCCCACCATCTTCCTGCTCACCGCTTTCGGCTTCGCCGCCTGGGCCATGGCCGGGCTGCGCAAGGCGTAG
- a CDS encoding FtsX-like permease family protein yields the protein MTRLKYLWRSMVFYRRSHLAAALGAAAATAVITGALLTGHSVRQSLRALVTHRLGATEYALTSRGYFRHQVAGLFRPEWRSCGLVAAEGRASMGLSGRGANVMVYGVDDSFYQFHGRAGHAPAGGEAYLSPALAAELGAAAGVGISLLVEKPVTIPREAPQGTKDVTASVLQVKVAQAVQPESLGDFSLQAEQGVVRAVFVPLGWLQYELGVPNEVNLVLLAGSGGGTELAARLKSRFQMEDVGLRLRHRASTDEMVLENESTILDDRMADRAIDTAKELGVLARPSLVSWVRTIAAGGHSIPYSVVAALDDASMAEIHHDKPLPKTKKPAILINDWAAVDLGVKQGDTVTLEFAAGESNWAPRQTKAEFELAGIVPMVGLAADRDFVPPMPGFTDQKLMAKWAAPFAMDVRRIRPRDQMYWDLFRTTPKAWIPLEAGRKLWGTRFGSYTSVRFMQDEPQLRNLLRSEIDPLAGLFTIQAVRRQSLEAAAGSTDFGEYFAYFSCFLVFAAILVMVLILRLGVEHRDRETGLLLALGFPPDSLRGLFEVEGLVVVGAGVVAGVVLAPLYAAGILIGLRNWWNGAVGTQFLHLSLHGRLLTEGALAGALAAALGVWMSMRNWEGLAPKAFHIEETAEQGAPGWLRLVGWATLLLAFGLIGLSLLRTIASRAGFFAAGASLLASLVIWMDWLLRQPYPSLVAIPGKRALFRLALRNLSWRRRRTVLSLALIAPCAFLLVAMESFRQKETLEGTGGYALYAESQAPLVYDGGTRQGVQQLGLQAAGPLKWARFRLRPGDDVSGLNLYIPKDPRILGVPVSFLQANGFQFTASTGESAETQANPWLLLESQMNGGTIPAIVDQNSLAYVLHKKVGDEVEVAREGAPPLRLRLVAALQGSVFQSELLISEKNFVRLFPHVTGWRVFLLQGPLEAAGPLEKALSGYGFAVRPARARLAAYHRVENTYLSAFQVLGALGLLLGTAGLGVVMMRNVWERRREFAMLRAAGYEPRQLSRMILMETGAVLAAGLLAGFLSALVAVGPALAGEGSGWPVLGMFGALVVVFGGGLGGAWVTARAAVRMPMVGSLRVE from the coding sequence GTGACGCGGCTGAAGTACCTGTGGCGATCGATGGTGTTCTACCGGAGGTCGCACCTGGCGGCGGCGCTGGGCGCGGCGGCGGCCACGGCTGTGATCACGGGCGCGCTGCTGACAGGCCATTCCGTGCGCCAGAGTCTGCGAGCGTTGGTGACGCACCGGCTGGGGGCGACGGAGTACGCGCTGACTTCCCGAGGGTACTTCCGGCATCAGGTGGCCGGGCTGTTCCGGCCGGAGTGGCGGAGTTGCGGGCTGGTGGCGGCGGAAGGCCGGGCGTCGATGGGCCTCTCCGGGCGCGGCGCGAACGTGATGGTGTATGGGGTCGACGACTCTTTCTACCAGTTCCACGGGCGGGCTGGACATGCGCCGGCGGGCGGTGAAGCCTATCTGAGCCCGGCGCTGGCCGCTGAGTTGGGCGCGGCGGCGGGTGTCGGGATCTCCCTGCTGGTGGAGAAGCCCGTGACGATTCCGCGGGAGGCTCCGCAGGGTACAAAGGACGTCACCGCGTCGGTGCTGCAGGTGAAGGTGGCGCAGGCGGTGCAGCCGGAGAGCCTGGGCGATTTCTCGTTGCAGGCGGAGCAGGGCGTCGTGCGCGCGGTGTTCGTGCCCCTGGGCTGGCTCCAATATGAACTGGGGGTTCCGAACGAGGTGAACCTGGTGCTGCTGGCCGGGTCGGGCGGCGGCACCGAACTGGCCGCGCGGTTGAAGTCCCGTTTCCAGATGGAGGATGTGGGGTTGCGGCTGCGGCATCGCGCGTCGACGGACGAGATGGTGCTGGAGAACGAGAGCACGATCCTGGACGACCGGATGGCGGACCGGGCGATCGATACGGCGAAGGAGCTGGGTGTGCTGGCGCGGCCGTCGCTGGTGTCGTGGGTGAGGACGATCGCGGCGGGCGGACATTCGATTCCCTATTCGGTGGTGGCGGCCCTGGATGATGCCTCGATGGCGGAGATCCATCACGATAAGCCTTTGCCAAAGACGAAGAAGCCGGCGATCCTGATCAACGATTGGGCGGCTGTGGACCTGGGGGTGAAACAGGGGGACACGGTGACGCTGGAGTTCGCGGCCGGCGAGTCGAATTGGGCTCCGAGGCAGACGAAGGCGGAGTTCGAGCTGGCCGGCATCGTCCCGATGGTGGGGCTGGCGGCGGACAGGGACTTTGTGCCGCCGATGCCCGGCTTCACCGACCAGAAGCTGATGGCGAAGTGGGCGGCCCCGTTTGCGATGGACGTCCGGCGCATCCGGCCGCGCGACCAGATGTATTGGGATCTGTTCCGGACGACACCGAAGGCGTGGATCCCGCTGGAGGCCGGGCGGAAGTTGTGGGGGACGCGGTTCGGGTCGTACACGTCGGTGCGGTTTATGCAGGACGAGCCGCAATTGCGGAACCTGCTGCGGTCGGAGATCGATCCGCTGGCCGGGTTGTTTACGATTCAGGCGGTGCGGCGCCAGAGCCTGGAGGCGGCGGCGGGGTCGACCGACTTTGGCGAGTATTTTGCCTATTTCAGTTGCTTCCTAGTGTTCGCGGCGATTCTGGTGATGGTGCTGATCCTGCGGCTGGGGGTGGAGCATCGGGACCGGGAGACCGGGCTGCTGCTGGCGCTGGGGTTTCCGCCGGATTCGCTACGGGGCCTGTTCGAAGTGGAAGGGTTGGTGGTGGTGGGGGCGGGCGTGGTGGCCGGTGTGGTGCTGGCGCCCCTCTATGCGGCCGGGATCCTGATTGGTTTGCGGAACTGGTGGAATGGCGCGGTGGGCACGCAGTTTCTGCATTTGAGCCTGCACGGGCGGCTGCTGACGGAGGGCGCACTGGCCGGGGCGCTGGCGGCGGCGCTGGGTGTCTGGATGTCGATGCGCAACTGGGAAGGCCTGGCTCCGAAGGCGTTCCATATTGAGGAGACGGCGGAGCAGGGCGCTCCGGGGTGGCTGAGGCTGGTGGGCTGGGCGACGCTGCTGCTGGCATTCGGGCTGATCGGGCTCTCGCTATTGCGCACGATTGCGTCGCGGGCCGGGTTTTTCGCGGCGGGCGCCAGCCTGCTGGCATCGTTGGTGATCTGGATGGACTGGCTGCTGCGGCAGCCTTATCCGTCGTTGGTGGCGATTCCCGGAAAGCGCGCGTTGTTCCGGCTGGCGTTGCGGAACCTGTCGTGGCGGCGCAGGCGGACGGTGCTGAGCCTGGCGTTGATTGCGCCGTGTGCGTTCCTGCTGGTGGCGATGGAGTCGTTCCGGCAGAAAGAGACGCTGGAGGGGACGGGCGGGTATGCGCTGTATGCGGAGTCGCAGGCTCCGCTGGTGTACGACGGGGGGACGAGGCAGGGCGTCCAGCAGTTGGGGCTGCAGGCGGCGGGGCCGCTGAAGTGGGCGCGCTTCCGGCTGCGGCCGGGCGATGACGTGAGCGGATTGAATCTGTACATTCCGAAGGATCCGCGGATCCTGGGCGTGCCGGTGAGTTTCCTGCAAGCGAACGGATTTCAGTTTACGGCGTCGACGGGCGAATCGGCCGAGACGCAGGCGAATCCCTGGCTGTTGCTGGAATCACAGATGAATGGCGGGACGATTCCGGCGATTGTGGACCAGAATTCGCTGGCGTACGTGCTGCATAAGAAGGTAGGGGATGAGGTGGAGGTGGCGCGGGAGGGGGCTCCTCCGTTGAGGTTGAGGCTGGTGGCGGCGCTGCAGGGCAGTGTGTTCCAGAGCGAGTTGTTGATCAGCGAGAAGAACTTCGTGAGGCTGTTTCCGCACGTGACGGGCTGGCGGGTGTTTCTGCTGCAGGGTCCGCTGGAGGCGGCGGGTCCGCTGGAGAAGGCGCTGAGCGGGTATGGCTTTGCGGTGCGACCGGCGCGGGCGCGGCTGGCGGCGTATCACCGGGTGGAGAACACGTACCTGAGCGCGTTCCAGGTGCTGGGGGCTCTGGGCTTGCTGCTTGGGACGGCCGGATTGGGGGTCGTGATGATGCGCAATGTGTGGGAGCGGCGGCGGGAGTTCGCGATGCTGCGGGCGGCGGGGTATGAACCGCGGCAGTTGTCGAGGATGATCCTGATGGAGACGGGTGCGGTATTGGCGGCGGGTTTGCTGGCGGGGTTCCTGAGTGCGCTGGTGGCGGTGGGTCCGGCACTGGCGGGGGAGGGCTCGGGCTGGCCGGTGCTGGGAATGTTTGGAGCGCTGGTAGTAGTCTTTGGGGGCGGTTTGGGCGGAGCGTGGGTGACGGCGCGGGCGGCGGTACGGATGCCGATGGTTGGTTCGCTGCGGGTGGAATAG
- a CDS encoding ABC transporter ATP-binding protein, whose amino-acid sequence MLEVRELTKTFESPGGAVQVLRGVTLELGDGEGVAVVGPGGSGKSTLLQILGTLDRPTSGTVKVGGVDPFALDDAGQAKFRNEQVGFVFQDHCLLPQLTVLENVMVPLMIGPEDTMGPQRARKLLEEAGLAGRLNEMPARLSAGEKQRAAVARAMVRGPKLLLCDEPTGSLDSAPANEVAELLEKLRQEYGVSLVLATHNQVIASKLSRRVLLTDGRL is encoded by the coding sequence ATGCTCGAAGTGCGAGAGCTGACCAAAACCTTCGAAAGTCCGGGTGGAGCGGTGCAGGTGCTGCGCGGCGTGACGTTGGAGTTAGGGGACGGCGAAGGGGTGGCGGTGGTGGGTCCGGGGGGTAGCGGGAAGTCGACACTGCTGCAGATCCTGGGCACGCTGGACCGCCCGACGAGCGGCACGGTGAAGGTGGGCGGAGTGGACCCGTTTGCCCTGGACGATGCCGGGCAGGCGAAGTTCCGGAATGAGCAGGTGGGCTTCGTGTTCCAGGACCACTGTCTGCTGCCGCAGTTGACGGTGTTGGAAAACGTGATGGTGCCTCTGATGATCGGGCCGGAGGACACGATGGGTCCGCAGCGGGCGCGGAAGCTGTTGGAAGAGGCGGGGCTGGCCGGGCGGCTGAATGAGATGCCGGCCCGGCTTTCAGCGGGCGAGAAGCAGCGGGCGGCGGTGGCGCGGGCGATGGTGCGCGGGCCGAAGCTGCTGCTGTGCGACGAACCCACCGGGAGCCTGGATAGCGCTCCGGCGAACGAGGTGGCGGAGCTGCTGGAGAAGCTGCGCCAGGAATATGGCGTCTCGCTGGTGCTGGCGACGCACAACCAGGTGATTGCGTCGAAGCTGTCGCGGCGGGTGCTGTTGACGGATGGCCGATTGTGA
- a CDS encoding DUF1501 domain-containing protein — translation MNEITRRRLLAGGARGFGALALQQLLSADAAKPQLPNFPPKVKRAIYLHMVGAPPQQETFDYKPTMKSWFDKDLPDSIRQGQRLTTMTSNQSRFPIAPSVFNFKQCGQSGAYVSELLPYMGKMADDIAIIRSMHTEAINHEPAMTFIQTGFMIAGKPCIGSWIAYGLGSMNRDLPTFVVLNATHSNPKANVQAISARLWSSGFLSGQYSGVALRAAGDPVLYINNPDGVPPEVRRKMLDGLGQLNQMEFDRLHDPETRVRIEQYEMAFRMQSSVPELTDLSKESEATYKLYGDDAKKPGTFANSVLMARRLMERGVRFVQIYHRGWDVHGNLPEVLPSQCKDVDQPSYALVQDLKQRGMLDDTLVIWGGEFGRTIYSQGKLTDKDYGRDHHPRCFSLWLAGGGIKGGTVHGETDEFSYNIVRDPVHVRDLQATLLHQFGINHETFTYKYQGLDQRLTGVEKASVVNGILK, via the coding sequence ATGAACGAGATCACTCGACGGCGGTTGCTGGCCGGCGGCGCGCGGGGTTTCGGTGCGCTGGCATTGCAGCAGCTTCTCAGCGCCGATGCCGCCAAGCCGCAGTTGCCGAACTTCCCGCCGAAGGTGAAGCGGGCCATCTACCTGCATATGGTGGGGGCTCCGCCGCAGCAGGAGACTTTCGATTACAAGCCGACGATGAAGTCGTGGTTCGATAAGGACTTACCGGACTCCATCCGGCAGGGCCAGCGGTTGACCACGATGACTTCGAACCAGAGCCGGTTCCCCATCGCGCCGTCGGTATTCAACTTCAAGCAGTGCGGGCAGTCCGGCGCTTATGTCAGTGAGCTGCTGCCGTATATGGGCAAGATGGCGGACGACATCGCCATCATCCGGTCGATGCACACCGAAGCGATCAACCATGAACCGGCGATGACGTTCATCCAGACCGGGTTTATGATCGCCGGCAAGCCCTGTATTGGATCATGGATCGCCTACGGCCTGGGCAGCATGAATCGGGACTTGCCAACATTTGTCGTTTTGAACGCAACCCATTCCAATCCAAAGGCGAACGTCCAGGCGATCTCGGCGCGGCTGTGGAGTTCGGGGTTCCTGTCGGGCCAGTATTCCGGTGTGGCGTTGCGCGCGGCTGGCGACCCGGTTTTGTACATCAATAACCCGGACGGGGTGCCGCCGGAGGTCCGGCGCAAGATGCTGGACGGGCTGGGCCAGCTAAACCAGATGGAGTTCGACCGGCTGCACGATCCGGAAACGCGGGTCCGTATCGAACAGTACGAGATGGCGTTCCGGATGCAGTCGTCCGTACCTGAACTAACTGACCTAAGTAAAGAGAGCGAAGCGACTTACAAGCTGTACGGGGACGACGCGAAGAAGCCCGGGACGTTTGCCAACAGCGTCCTGATGGCTCGCCGCCTGATGGAGCGCGGAGTGCGGTTTGTGCAGATCTATCACCGCGGGTGGGACGTCCACGGAAACCTGCCGGAGGTCCTCCCTTCGCAGTGCAAGGATGTCGACCAGCCCTCGTACGCGTTGGTACAGGATCTGAAGCAGCGCGGGATGCTGGACGACACGCTGGTGATCTGGGGCGGGGAATTCGGGCGCACCATTTACTCCCAGGGCAAGCTGACGGACAAGGACTACGGCCGCGACCACCATCCCAGGTGCTTCAGCCTGTGGCTGGCCGGCGGCGGGATCAAGGGCGGCACGGTGCACGGCGAGACGGACGAGTTCAGCTACAACATCGTGCGGGATCCGGTGCATGTGCGTGATTTGCAAGCCACGTTATTGCATCAGTTCGGGATCAATCATGAAACCTTTACTTACAAGTACCAGGGCCTGGACCAACGCCTCACCGGCGTAGAGAAAGCCTCGGTGGTGAACGGGATCCTGAAGTAG
- a CDS encoding DUF1553 domain-containing protein: protein MTRTVCVIALLWAAGAHAATPPKPVDFQKEVRPILSDACFHCHGNDRTTRMAGLRLDTREGAFSQRKNGTVIVPKNPKASLLLQRINNPIAAKRMPPEYSHKTLTAEQKETLQRWIEQGAEWKEHWAYSAPVKVDLPAVKNTGWVRNPIDQFVLAKLEAQGLAPAQEANKRTLIRRLALDLTGLPPKPEEVEAFVEDSSPNAYEKLVDKYLGSPRWGEHRARYWLDAARYGDTHGIHIDNYREIWPYRDWVIQAFNANMPFDRFTKEQLAGDLLPNPTLEQKIATGFQRCNVTTNEAGIIIDEYDAIYAKDRADTIGAVYLGLTVGCATCHDHKFDPIPSKDFYALGAFFRNTTQNIMDGNISDTPPIVVVPKEEDRPRWDAIRGREAQLVEQLTNRRQALTGSAQPGPSKARLAVEPNGAIQVQSEGAAINMPFAKGLSLGGSPWPGRTALHFGPNSQLELSPVPLDVKDPFTLSAWFYYPQGESTYTIAAQLDTKEKNRGWMLFVSGRVVGMRFYGDEGKSMEVRGGHLDQVIPGTWNHLVMAYDGTGAALGVRFFLNQKEIGTQRDAGATINGSFKADVPLKLGNPKRDEDGAIADFRIFNQALSLQEASLLNPGEPASLALFNRLNEDTVYQAASKELHDLDMERRAIRKRDAISLVMEERNDQKPFAHVLYRGMYDQPRAKVDANTPSVLPPMLSSMPHNRLGLAEWLMSPENPLTARVTVNRFWQQLFGDGIVKTAEDFGSQGEGPVNQALLDWMAVEFRDNGWDVKKFFKLLVTSSTYRQAAVTTPEKLEKDPENRLLSRGSRYRMEGEMIRDYALAASGLLTPTIGGPSVRPYQPSGVWEAVAMDGSNTRNYKEDSGDKLYRRSLYTFWKRSAPPASMEIFNAPTRETCTVRRERTNTPLQALVTMNDPQFVEAARALATRAMESAKSDVDRQLSYVALNLLDRPFSNNEIAVVKASYKEFLKYYDTKPADATKLVHVGASKADPAVPVVELAALTMVTNQLMNLDEVLTK, encoded by the coding sequence ATGACACGCACTGTTTGCGTTATCGCTCTGCTCTGGGCGGCCGGCGCCCATGCTGCTACGCCGCCGAAGCCGGTCGACTTCCAGAAGGAGGTGCGGCCGATCCTGTCGGACGCGTGCTTCCACTGTCACGGCAACGACCGGACCACGCGTATGGCGGGACTGCGCCTGGACACCCGCGAAGGGGCGTTTTCGCAGCGCAAAAACGGCACGGTGATCGTTCCGAAGAACCCAAAGGCGAGTTTACTTCTGCAGCGAATCAATAACCCGATTGCTGCAAAGAGGATGCCGCCGGAATACTCGCATAAGACTTTAACCGCGGAGCAGAAAGAAACGCTGCAGCGTTGGATCGAGCAGGGGGCCGAGTGGAAAGAGCATTGGGCCTATTCCGCGCCCGTCAAGGTGGATCTGCCTGCGGTCAAAAATACCGGGTGGGTCCGTAACCCTATCGATCAATTCGTGTTAGCGAAACTGGAAGCACAGGGGCTGGCTCCGGCTCAGGAGGCCAACAAGCGAACCCTCATCCGGCGGTTGGCGCTGGATCTCACCGGCTTGCCTCCGAAACCGGAGGAGGTCGAAGCGTTTGTTGAAGATTCATCGCCTAACGCATACGAAAAATTAGTAGATAAGTATCTGGGAAGCCCTCGTTGGGGCGAGCACCGGGCCCGTTATTGGCTGGACGCGGCGCGCTACGGGGACACCCACGGAATCCACATCGACAACTACCGTGAGATCTGGCCGTACCGCGATTGGGTGATTCAGGCGTTCAACGCCAACATGCCGTTCGACCGCTTCACGAAGGAGCAGTTGGCGGGCGACCTGCTCCCGAATCCGACCCTGGAGCAGAAGATCGCCACCGGCTTCCAGCGCTGCAACGTGACGACGAACGAGGCCGGCATCATCATTGACGAGTACGATGCCATCTATGCCAAGGATCGGGCCGACACGATCGGAGCCGTATACCTAGGCCTGACCGTAGGTTGCGCGACCTGCCACGACCATAAGTTCGACCCCATTCCTTCCAAGGACTTCTATGCCCTGGGCGCGTTCTTCCGCAATACCACCCAGAACATCATGGATGGCAACATCTCGGATACGCCGCCGATTGTGGTGGTGCCGAAGGAAGAGGACCGGCCGCGCTGGGATGCCATCCGAGGCCGTGAAGCCCAGTTGGTCGAGCAGTTGACGAACCGGCGGCAGGCGTTGACGGGTAGTGCTCAGCCGGGTCCCTCCAAGGCAAGACTGGCCGTGGAGCCAAATGGCGCAATTCAAGTGCAGTCTGAAGGAGCTGCGATTAACATGCCATTTGCAAAGGGTTTGTCGCTCGGAGGATCACCCTGGCCGGGGCGGACGGCCCTGCACTTTGGGCCGAACTCGCAGCTCGAACTGTCGCCGGTGCCCCTCGACGTCAAGGATCCGTTCACCTTGAGCGCGTGGTTCTACTACCCGCAAGGCGAGAGTACCTATACCATTGCTGCTCAATTGGATACCAAAGAGAAGAACCGCGGCTGGATGCTGTTTGTCAGTGGACGTGTGGTGGGTATGCGGTTCTATGGGGATGAAGGGAAGTCGATGGAGGTTCGCGGCGGCCACCTGGATCAGGTGATTCCGGGCACCTGGAACCACCTTGTGATGGCCTATGACGGAACCGGCGCGGCGCTGGGAGTGCGCTTCTTTCTGAATCAGAAAGAGATTGGTACACAGCGAGATGCAGGCGCGACCATCAACGGAAGCTTTAAGGCAGATGTCCCACTGAAACTGGGCAATCCGAAGCGGGATGAAGATGGCGCGATCGCCGATTTCCGCATCTTCAACCAGGCACTGTCGCTGCAGGAGGCCTCCCTCTTGAACCCCGGCGAACCCGCCTCCCTCGCTCTGTTCAACCGCCTGAATGAAGACACTGTGTATCAGGCTGCATCGAAAGAGCTTCACGATTTGGACATGGAACGCCGGGCGATCCGGAAGCGTGACGCGATCTCACTGGTCATGGAGGAGCGCAACGACCAGAAGCCCTTCGCACATGTCCTGTATCGAGGGATGTACGATCAGCCGCGGGCCAAGGTGGATGCCAATACTCCGTCGGTGCTGCCGCCCATGCTCAGCAGCATGCCGCACAACCGGCTGGGGTTGGCTGAGTGGCTGATGTCGCCCGAGAATCCTCTAACTGCCCGGGTGACGGTCAACCGCTTCTGGCAGCAGTTGTTTGGCGACGGTATCGTGAAGACAGCAGAGGACTTCGGGTCGCAGGGCGAGGGTCCGGTCAACCAGGCCTTGCTGGACTGGATGGCGGTGGAGTTCCGCGACAATGGCTGGGATGTGAAGAAGTTCTTCAAGCTCCTGGTGACCTCTTCGACTTACCGCCAGGCGGCGGTGACGACACCCGAGAAACTGGAGAAGGACCCGGAGAACCGGTTACTCTCCCGCGGGTCGCGCTATCGCATGGAAGGCGAGATGATTCGCGACTACGCGCTGGCGGCCAGTGGGCTGCTGACGCCGACCATCGGCGGTCCGAGCGTGCGGCCTTACCAGCCCTCCGGGGTTTGGGAAGCGGTTGCGATGGACGGCAGTAACACCAGGAATTATAAGGAGGATAGCGGCGATAAGCTGTACCGCCGCAGCCTCTATACGTTCTGGAAGCGCAGCGCCCCGCCGGCGTCGATGGAGATCTTCAACGCGCCGACGCGGGAGACCTGCACGGTCCGGCGCGAGCGGACGAATACGCCGCTCCAAGCGCTGGTCACGATGAATGATCCGCAGTTTGTGGAGGCGGCCCGGGCGCTGGCCACTCGAGCCATGGAGAGCGCCAAGTCGGATGTCGACCGGCAGCTGAGCTACGTCGCCCTGAACCTGCTCGACAGGCCATTCAGCAACAATGAAATAGCTGTAGTCAAAGCATCTTACAAGGAATTCTTAAAGTATTACGACACCAAGCCGGCGGACGCTACGAAGCTGGTGCATGTCGGCGCAAGCAAAGCCGATCCGGCGGTGCCGGTTGTGGAGCTGGCCGCGTTGACGATGGTGACCAACCAGTTGATGAATCTGGACGAGGTGCTGACGAAATGA
- the rsgA gene encoding GTPase RsgA: MLSTYGWSPERADQFAEWHLRGCVPGRVLRQEYGSWLILLSDTEHWVRHARKGLAPVTGDWTAVRSTLDCVEAILPRQSLIERKAAGKRPEPQPLAANVDLAFIVMGLDHDYNLARLERYLILVETSGARACIVLNKRDQHPAPDACVHATRAVARGAEVVRLSALQDDVPALLGGVLGLGETAALLGSSGAGKSTITNQLLGSNVQLTQAVREDDSHGRHTTTRRELHLLPQGWLLMDLPGLREVMPWTDEHVEVRSSKLKAELEELRAKRAMRKRFLQYRDTKSRW; encoded by the coding sequence TTGCTTTCCACATATGGCTGGTCGCCCGAGCGGGCTGACCAATTCGCAGAGTGGCATCTGCGCGGCTGCGTGCCCGGCCGCGTCCTGCGCCAGGAGTACGGCTCCTGGCTCATCCTGCTAAGTGATACAGAACATTGGGTCCGTCACGCCCGGAAGGGCTTGGCGCCGGTGACCGGCGACTGGACGGCCGTCCGCTCCACGCTCGACTGCGTGGAAGCGATCCTGCCCCGACAAAGCCTGATCGAACGCAAGGCGGCCGGCAAACGGCCCGAACCGCAACCCCTGGCGGCCAATGTCGACTTGGCCTTCATTGTCATGGGGTTAGACCATGACTACAACCTCGCCAGGCTCGAACGCTACCTCATCCTGGTCGAGACCAGCGGAGCCCGGGCCTGCATCGTGCTGAACAAAAGAGACCAGCACCCGGCTCCGGATGCCTGCGTCCACGCCACCCGCGCAGTAGCCCGCGGCGCTGAGGTGGTACGCCTCTCTGCCCTGCAAGACGATGTACCTGCCCTGCTCGGGGGCGTATTGGGGCTGGGTGAGACGGCCGCCCTGCTGGGCTCCTCCGGCGCAGGCAAGAGTACGATCACGAACCAGCTATTGGGTTCGAACGTTCAATTGACCCAAGCGGTGAGAGAGGACGACAGCCACGGCCGGCACACGACCACCCGGCGGGAGCTGCATCTGCTGCCACAAGGTTGGTTGCTGATGGACCTGCCCGGCCTGCGCGAGGTGATGCCCTGGACGGACGAACACGTCGAGGTGCGGTCGTCCAAGCTCAAAGCCGAGCTCGAGGAGCTGCGGGCGAAGCGGGCCATGAGGAAACGCTTCCTGCAGTACCGTGACACAAAAAGCCGGTGGTAG